From Daucus carota subsp. sativus chromosome 6, DH1 v3.0, whole genome shotgun sequence:
tcATTACACAGAGATTATGGTTAGACATAGTATAAACATCGGAACCGCTACCACTTCATGCAAACAAAGCTCTCAGATAGATTTTAATCCATTGCATCCACATTTATCAAGTTCTGTTAACCACTACATTTAAAATTTGtgacaaataaatttaaaggaACTAACAATTCAGAAAAACTAGAAGGCAAGACCAGCTACCACTTTATGTGCTGCAAAGAGAATATCAATAATTATGTCTACAAAACTGAATCAGAAAGCAGATCAGCTGTTATTATTCATAATACCTTCCATCCCTTCCTCAATGTCTTCTAAGCTGAATATAGGCACGGTGGGATCAGCATGCttgtttgatttctttttgtctGAACCTTTCTTACTTGATTTAGACTTTCTCTCTCTGGATCCACCACAAAAGGAAGAGAGAAACCCAGACTTTTTATTCTTAGGTTTAAAAGGCGGTTCGTAGCCGTATAATGCTGTCCTATTAAACACGCATCCAGTACCCACATATACTGGTCCTTGTATGCCATCCAAGCCTCTCAAGTTAATCTGGTTTAACAGAGAATTTGGCAGGTCAAAGAAGTATGTTGATCAGATGTATCGTTAGCTGAACAGCAAGTGGCcagcacacacacacacacacacacacacacatataggaCATGGGGGATAGATAGGAGAGCTTACATCAAAGAAAACAGTATTTCTATTGGCATATCTATCGTTGCGATCAATACCATCAAATCTCTGAGGGAACTGAACATAGCATACATATTTTCCAAGATTGGGATCCATCATAAAGCACATTGCTTCTCTAATGGCCTTGCTGTTGTTTATGTAGTGATCGCAATCAAGATTCAACAAGAAGGGCCCATTAGTGAGGACTGCTGATACACGGACCTGCAAGGATAGTCACATTGAACTTGATAGGTTATGTATGCAAAATAAAGCTGATATGATCTTATATTTCTGATTACTCACAAGTGCATTCATAGCACCAGCTTTCTTGTGATGCTGAAAGCCTGGACGCTTCTCACGGGAAACATAAACCAGACGAGGAAGCTCATTGCCCTCACTGTCAAGACCTCCATTTTGGCCTAAGAAAACCTGTAATTAGTGATGGGGATCAGtttctttcttattttaaacaacAATACCAGGGTGCACACAAAGAAGGAATACACAAACTACTGCCCAGAAAATCAATTTACTTTTGGTGTAcataatataattacaaaagtTGGCCTGGTGCATATAGCAAATGAGAgataatatagaaatatatattgCAGAACAGATTAAGTAAATATTAACTATGGTAATGGAAGTAGCTATTGAGTAGAATAGAGTGCGAACTTGAAGTTAGCATGTCAGCAAGGAGCATAGCAATCCAAGTAATTTGTAGCAAAAAATTATCCAACCATACATATTTGAAATAAAGTGGAAACGCATGGAGGTTCACTTCAAAAAGATTTTACTAGCTGTACTGACTATATTACCTGAATCATTCCAGGATGATCCCTAGTATTGTTTCCAGGCCATGGTGTACCATCTTGCATTATCCAACCTTCTTCAGGGACTTTCTGGGCTTTGGCAACAAGGCCATTTATACGGACTTTAAACTCCTCATATTCTCTCTGCAGAACAAGTAAATTGAATAAGAGATTACAAGCATGTACAGCAAGACGACAAATTTTTTGTACATAATCAACCTATCTACCTTCATTGCTCTGCGCTCTTTGACAAAAGATGTCTGAATTTTATCCTTTAAGTAATCGATTTTCTGAGAAAAATACCATTCTGGAGCACGGGGTTCAATGTTATACTTCTTGGAGAAAGGTACCCACTTCCTCGCAAATTCTGATGTTTCAGATAAAGCTTCAAATGTCAACATTGCAGCTCCATCATCAGAGACGTAGCATGAAACCTTGTCGACTGGATAATCAACTGCAAGAATTGATAGGACTGTATTGGCTGTAACAAGAGGAGGCTCCTTTAGGGGGTCAACCGTACTGACAAAAATATCAACAGCAGCTAACTGGGATGGCTCGCCTTCTCGGTCATATCTATATACAAATACTGACATCGTTCAAGTAGCAAGTAAAAGTGATAAAACAAGACATGGCATGATTTAGTTAGAGCTAAAGGGTAGTATTAGAAGAACCTCAGTGCAAGCCTGTCAAGATATGTTTCACGGTTGACTGGGAGCCATTTAGGGAACTGATCCAGTATCCAAGATACTGCAAACCAGATCTCGCATATCACAGATAACAGCCACAATGGATAGGCATTTTTCACAGGATTTGTTAACCGGTAATGCAAGAATTTGCAGAGCACAAGCAGTCGAATGACTATAACCATTCTGTAAGGGTTTATCCTAGAAGATGGTATGGAAACCTTTCTGGAAAGAGGTTGTCTGGCTTCGTCATTCCTGCACCATAATCACAACAATTAAATACCAAGGAATACAAGTCAAAGAACTAAACAGCAATAGTATAAGATCAGTCAGCTACAAGAAGTAAACCCGGTGTTTCTTACGTATCATAGATTATACTTTAATCATTGTACATATAAACCCTTAGAGTCTCAACTAAAATAACAATGGATTACTGAAGAGTTGCTTTAGTTGAAGATGTTGCATAACATATCAAGAGAAAAACTTGTAAAGAGCAGTAAAAAATTTAATGCTCTTATCAGACAGAAAAAAGTAATAGGCTATAGAATTTTCAAACTAACAATAAGGATTCGTCAACTAGCACATCTGTGCTGGCATCAATATCAACCCCTCTTTCAGAGGCAGCACGACTAGTAGTCATTGGAGCTACATGCTTATCCTGCTTCATTTTCCAGCCATCAACTCTTTCTTTCCAAGCTACATTGCCTAAACCTGGAGACCCAAACTCCCTTACTGGATCTACGATCCTGATATTTGCTGCAGAGAAGTACCTTGTAAGTGGAAGTATAGAATAATCATaacaaaaaagttaaaaatgaaaataaaaacaaacatcTAGCAAAGGAAAGAGAAGAGACTTACGGGACTGATTCACATCTGATGCATAACGGTGGTGATGAACTCTTTTTCCGCCACTTGGTCCAGGAGACGCCATCGATAGCTGTTCTGTTGATGCTACAGAAAACTCTCCAGAAACCTAAGACATGGGTAACCAGGAAAATTTATTTAGCCACCATGTACATATCTGAAATTGAGACCTGGCTCTAGATTTGATTATCATACCTCAGTCCCATTTGTAAGCAAAGGAATGTGATTGTGAGAGATCTCTTTATCATAAATTGGAGCCCTACCATCTTCCCCTCGCCCATATGTTGTATGCCAGCTCAGCATGCGCTCTGCAATCTTCTGCTTTCCGATTCCATCTTCTGGAGGGTAATGGAGGTCACTAGCAGGGTCATCAGCATTGCCATCATTTTCTCCATCCCCTTTAATAGCAGGACTTCCTAGAAagaaaaagataataataaagTGCATAGAGGCACAGGAATTTTCGGTCTGAAGCCAAGTTGGATGATCAAGAAATTATGCCGACAGAAGCGTGATTTAAAAACACTCTTAAGCGCTTTTTTTTTACCGACCTTTATGTCTCTTATATCTTGTTTTGCATTGGGGACAGGACTGAGTCCCTTCCTTGCGCTCATACTCATAGCACGGCCTGCAGACTGGAAATGCACATACATTGCAAGCAACAAAGGTTTCACCATCCACAGTCAGACCGACATTATCACTGCAAATTTGGCAGGTCTGACTACTAGAGCTCTTCAAGGACTTGCCCTAACATTGAAAATAAGAAAGTCAGAATTTTAGACACTTGCACATCCATAAAGATCAATGAAAACCATAGAAAATAATTCCCTCAAAAATTACACTTCAACTAACTACATTACTAAAAGCCATGGTGGTGTACACCATATAGCTCCATTCATTCTTCAGTTTAGATTTAGACTGTCTAAGTCACGAAAGTTAGTACCCTAAATGCACACCATATAGCTCCATTCGGTGgtgtaccccaaatgcaagATCCATGTGGTATTTCGGGTCAATATCTCGAATTAAAGTATTCTTAaggaataaaattcaaattacagTATTTTAGCAAACACACTAAAACTTACCACTTCAGATCACACTGAAAAATTTACCATATAAAAACCAATACATACATTAAAAATCGAAACTTCGTAGATTCCCATAATCCCATCTATATTTCTACACAAACCCTTAAATTCCAAGCCCACAATTTAAACGCAAACAAACTATATTCACACAAAAACATAACTACACATATAACTGGCAAATTTCGAATACTAACCTTAGATTCTCCTTCTGATTCCATAGCtgcaaaatatcaaaaaacaaaaagtaTCAACCTCAGCTGTAAAAACTGCCACCACAAATCATTCTACTCCAAAGGTCCTATTTTTTACAACCCTTCACgtaaaaatcaaatctttacaTGAAATTCTCTCAATTACAACCAAGATCAAAGCAAATAAGCAACAATCAAGCCTTCAccttgataaaaatatataaacacccACAATCCATAACAAactgtataaaaaatattaatttgcaTTGTATGCATAAACTATGACTGTAAAGTTAACAAGAAAGACAAAGGGTACCTGTGGATCCGACCCGAACGTTGTGATCACCGTCCTAGAGTGGCACAATACACTTAACTTGAAGTGGGTTTAGCCAAACACGGCCTTATATTTTAAGGAAGAACAAAGAAGCTAGCTTGACAGACTGAAGTGGAGAATAAGTGTGCGAGACCCGTGCAAATGTTTTGCTGTCTTGCTCaccaatttttaattaaatttttgcaTACAGTCACCTGTCATTTTAAATTTCTATATATCgaatgaaaatataaacatatcaattcatataaattttgaaaataatagataaaaatatCTTTTCTAATCACTTTAAATTACGTATGCTTCTCCACCATGTTTTAGTTCTATTTATACAACTAGGACTTTTTATCCGCGCTTCGCGTGctctaagaatttttttttgaaattttcttaaaGTATTGTTTGTCCAATATTTTTATACCGTTTTTCCACTGCAGTGTTCTGgttttaaatttgttgttttttCTAGTCTGAAATTGTATATATACCGTATAAATAGTCATAGGTAATTTAAAGATTACCATCATCGAAACTATAATTATTTCTTTGTAAATTTATCATAGATCCTTATgttcaattaataaaatttatattaaattccgATAATAGTGTAAAATATAGTAAGGTAtctgtattatataataatacagTAAAATGTATAAAAACTTGTGCATCAAGAATCATCTATACTTCTACAATCGGCAAATGAACCTTAACTATTCGACAAACCTGTGAAAATCAGAAAAGGTTGTGATCGATACTTTGGCATTCATATATCTAAACCAAAAAAGaatttacatattataatatgttttaaattttttaattcataacataaataaatttgtgaaatcaataatcaatatctataataataatagtaataataataatactaataataacatACATTGGAACAATACAATATTCGATAATTTGTTAagatcatttttataattatgaatgtatacaaaattaataatacaCAAAGGAGAGgccgaaaataaaataaatttcagcATTCGACAACATACATGTCATATGCAcctaaaaatcaatatattataacatgtttatatttttgtgcctgatgatatgttatatgttaaattttttgattcgCTCTAATAtcgataaaaaataaaatattcttattagtgttttttatcttatattatcaaatatcaaataatatatgtttaaaCATTGTAAATTGATAAAATGGAAACAATTATTAAGGggaaacaatttaatttacagGCACTGACAACAGGTAAGAGTAATAAAAAGCTTATTAAACTACTTTGTCCTAAAAGGCTACCGTACCTATTTCTACGCTCTAAACCCTGGTTGCATGCGACGGTGCTTAGAAGCTCAATCGTGTTCTCCACAGTGCAGCATTCTCTTGTTCTTGTTATACAATTGCTCCAGACTTCTCGATCATCAAGATGAAGGTACACCTACTCATTGCTGCTTCATCGTTTTGAATTGATCGCTTTCAATTGAACTATATACAATTGGTTACATTACTTCACATTGTTCTCGTTCTTTCGCTTTTTCTAATTTCTTGGATTGAATTTGTATATAACAGCTGTATTAACTCTGATTACGAATCATTCTAAGTTCTGCTGTTTACCTAAATTAGTTGTTGTGTGAATCCTTGGCAGCAGTGCTGTGTCAAATTAGAACACATGCACTCCAGTATCTTGTAgattatatatctgtgtgtttCCCTTTTTGATTAAGTTTATAATATTCGAATCCAGGATGAAAATAGCCTTGATTCAAGATGGACAAAGTTGTTTAATAAGGGTATGTTTTGATCCCTGCTGTGTTGATGATAATTCCGTGCTGATCATGTCCTGATGTGTACCAGTTTTCAATGTCTATGTAATTTAGGGAAATTGGATAAGAAATGTAGCTTTCTCGCCGCAAACATAGAATGCGACATCTTTGGGGCAGTGGTAATGGTCAAGTTATCATTATAACATCTTTCCTTTACTGTGATACCCATatctataaaattcattttgTCTTTATGCATTGAATACAGAGGGTTCCAGCAGCATTCCACGATAGATATGGTGATTTTCTTCCTAGTCAGCTAGGAATAAGATGTAAAAAATATCTGTGGCCTGCAAAATATGACAAAGCAGTCAGGAAGATTTACGATATTGGTAAATTCATGAGATATTATGGTCTGACGGTGTACAATGTTGCCTTGTTTGAGTACTACGGGGATGGTTTGTTTGAGGTTCAGATTTTCAGGGACACTGCTGTCGAATGTCTCTATCCTAAAATGCATCCAACTGAGTTCTTTAAAACCACTGGCAAGTATTATGACGAAGAGGACTATATTTTGGACACGAAATCTTTGGAATTGGAAAAACAATTATCTCTTCTCTGTTTTAATGCTTGCGCTAACAAAACTGATTTTGTTGAGATGTGCCTTTCAGAACAAAATCTTAATCCGCACCTTCAGAATCTGGTGAGTTAATTTCTGCGGAACGTGTACATATTAAAACTCTGCTAAGCTTATGTAATTATGTCTGCTTATTGCTATTTGGTGTGTAAATATATTCTCCCGCTTGCTTCTGGCACACATGTTTATGGAATGTACTCCATTATATTCCTGGTTCTTTAGTATTTAAAAGTTATAATTATCTACACGTGGACACTGAATAACAGGAATTAGATCCTTCCTGGGAGAAGTTTTATAACAAATGGGATGATGGCAGCAAAGTTGTCCTGAGGTTAGAAAGGACATACTGGGAAGTCTTCGTCAGTTGGCAGAACAATAGGTGCTCGTTTGGTAGAGGCTGGGTAGATTTTGCAAGGGAATCCGGGCTTCAAGCAGGAGATAATCTGCTGCTTTTCAAACACAACACAGACGAAGAAAATATCTTAAATTTCTGCATCTTCAAAGCCGAGGCCTGGTCTGATGCGTGTGTTGAGGGTATATAACATAACCCTTCTCTTTTTTAGTTTAAAGCTTCAATTCCATAGCCTTGGTATCTGACTATGTGTTTATTATATGTAATGATCAGGGACATCCAATGCTGAGCATTCATTCTATAAAATGGTGTATCCTCATGCTGCGAAGGAAGGACACTTTGTGAGTTCATCTGCATAATAAAGTTTGTTAATTTCGCACTTATAATATATACCTCATTATCCTTATTTTTGATCAAATTCATAGGTTCTTCCAAGACTGTTTAGCAAGAAATATTGTAGTAGGTTGTGTAGAATTAGGCAAGTTGATGTTGATGATAGAAGCTGGTACATTTTCTATAATGTGCCAAATGGTTATATCTACAACCTTGAGGATATGCTAAAGCATTTCAAGGTCATCGAAAAGGAGGCGATTGTTTTTTCCATGAACAGCAGTAATGTCATGACTGCTAGAATCTTTCAGAAAGATGGCATGGAGATAGCCTACAAAAGAAGAATCCGAAGCGCCAAGTACCTTGGAGATGAACACTGGTTTATAAAGCCTGATCTGAGAAGTGATTATGGTACAATCCTAAAATCTTAATACTATAACATTTATCTATACAGCACTATTTGAATTTGCTATTAAAAGACTGTAATTCCAACTGTTTTTCCTCTTAAGATTTAGAAGAGGACAGCGAACACGGCTCGGAATCCTCTGGCGGAAATGCTGGTGTTGGCAATGATATGGCAGAGAATGATCTGCAGTTCACCATCACAGTCTCTACTCTGCTCATTGATAAGAAAACACATGGCCCggtatcaaaataatttcttGATAATATCTAGAGtagcatatttttattgttcGTACAATTTAAAAGGACTCCTTATATCTCCTGTTATTTGTTTCACTCTAGTTTATTCCAGTTGTTATCCATCCTCCAAACCGTGCATGGAAGAAAGGCGATGAAGTTGAGATCCGAACAGAGAAAGGTTCCTGGAGATTAGGCATGGTGTTGCACGGGAATCGCGCACGAATGTCTGCTGGCTGGAACAAATTTGCAAGGGATAATGAATACCAAGTTGATGATGTTCTAAGCTGGCAGCTGATTGAAGAAAACGGGACTGATGTGTTTATCGTGACCAAAGTAGCTCCAGTCTAGATTTAAGAAAACTTGCAGCAACAGTATAAATTCTATCAGACTTGTATTTTTTGTCATGGTTTGGTCGTATGACttgaattttgtttgtttgaagaTCTGGACAATGTGCAAGAGTCTGGACAATGTGCACTCTTGCACATTTGATAAACTTGACAGTGTTGGTTGCAATGCTATTTtctgatttaaattattttgtggtgaagtatatatatat
This genomic window contains:
- the LOC108227555 gene encoding cellulose synthase A catalytic subunit 3 [UDP-forming] — encoded protein: MESEGESKGKSLKSSSSQTCQICSDNVGLTVDGETFVACNVCAFPVCRPCYEYERKEGTQSCPQCKTRYKRHKGSPAIKGDGENDGNADDPASDLHYPPEDGIGKQKIAERMLSWHTTYGRGEDGRAPIYDKEISHNHIPLLTNGTEVSGEFSVASTEQLSMASPGPSGGKRVHHHRYASDVNQSPNIRIVDPVREFGSPGLGNVAWKERVDGWKMKQDKHVAPMTTSRAASERGVDIDASTDVLVDESLLNDEARQPLSRKVSIPSSRINPYRMVIVIRLLVLCKFLHYRLTNPVKNAYPLWLLSVICEIWFAVSWILDQFPKWLPVNRETYLDRLALRYDREGEPSQLAAVDIFVSTVDPLKEPPLVTANTVLSILAVDYPVDKVSCYVSDDGAAMLTFEALSETSEFARKWVPFSKKYNIEPRAPEWYFSQKIDYLKDKIQTSFVKERRAMKREYEEFKVRINGLVAKAQKVPEEGWIMQDGTPWPGNNTRDHPGMIQVFLGQNGGLDSEGNELPRLVYVSREKRPGFQHHKKAGAMNALVRVSAVLTNGPFLLNLDCDHYINNSKAIREAMCFMMDPNLGKYVCYVQFPQRFDGIDRNDRYANRNTVFFDINLRGLDGIQGPVYVGTGCVFNRTALYGYEPPFKPKNKKSGFLSSFCGGSRERKSKSSKKGSDKKKSNKHADPTVPIFSLEDIEEGMEGTGFDDEKSLLMSQVSLEKRFGQSAVFVASTLMENGGIPESATPDTLLKEAIHVISCGYEDKSDWGQEIGWIYGSVTEDILTGFKMHARGWRSIYCMPHRPAFKGSAPINLSDRLNQVLRWALGSVEILFSRHCPIWYGYGGRLKWLERFAYINTTIYPVTSLPLVIYCTLPAVCLFTGRFIIPKISNLASIWFISLFISIFATGILEMRWSGVGIDEWWRNEQFWVIGGVSAHLFAVFQGLLKVLAGIDTNFTVTSKASDEDGDFAELYMFKWTTLLVVPTTLLIINLVGSVAGISYAINSGYQSWGPLFGKLFFAFWVIVHLYPFLKGLMGGQNRTPTIVVVWSLLLASIFSLLWVRIDPFTTRVTGPDTQLCGINC